In Amphiura filiformis chromosome 1, Afil_fr2py, whole genome shotgun sequence, the following are encoded in one genomic region:
- the LOC140167081 gene encoding cyclin-J-like, translated as MEECITDSELASDMYHILCIKEDNIIAFKGQSPQVHLRRYLVDWLAILCERFEIGRHALHLAVYMLDRFMDHYAIVKESQLQLLALACLLIATKYEEKEEKVQKLTTFNTQVNMDTTGCKEDYLHMELLLLDFFSWKISVPTAAYFMDFYLTEAISCNDQYAGRPLSTEYAINARTYLRKYANYFLDVSLQDHVFSSCKPSLVGAVCIASARVCLQLTPTWTSHLNKLTKYSWEQLTLYIDMLLKAHDSDEKAAKRPQTVTKTPTHNGFLSKAQAHNIRKS; from the exons ATGGAAGAGTGTATAACAGATAGCGAATTAGCATCCGACATGTATCACATCTTATGTATCAAAGAGGATAATATAATAGCATTCAAAGGACAATCCCCTCAGGTTCATCTGAGAAGATACTTAGTAGACTGGCTGGCTATCCTATGTGAACGATTTGAAATTGGCCGGCATGCTTTGCACCTTGCTGTTTATATGTTAGATAGGTTCATGGATCATTATGCCATTGTCAAGGAGTCACAACTACAACTACTAGCACTGGCCTGTCTACTTATAGCAA ctaaatatgaagaaaaagaagaaaaggtaCAGAAGCTGACTACATTCAACACACAAGTAAACATGGACACAACAGGGTGCAAAGAAGATTATTTACACATGGAACTACTTCTACTAGACTTCTTTTCCTGGAAAATATCCGTTCCTACTGCAGCATATTTCATGGACTTTTACTTGACAGAAGCAATCAGTTGTAATGACCAATATGCTGGTAGGCCACTTAGTACAGAATACGCAATCAATGCTAGGACATACttgaggaaatatgcaaattactttCTGGATGTTAGCTTACAAG ACCATGTTTTTTCCAGTTGTAAACCATCTCTAGTAGGAGCAGTATGTATAGCATCTGCAAGAGTATGTCTACAGCTTACACCAACATGGACATCACATCTCAATAAGCTCACCAAGTATTCTTGGGAACAACTTACACTCTACATTGACATGTTGCTCAA AGCTCATGACTCGGATGAGAAAGCAGCCAAGAGACCCCAGACAGTGACCAAAACACCGACACACAATGGATTCCTCAGTAAAGCACAGGCACATAACATCAGAAAATCATGA